Proteins found in one Roseimicrobium gellanilyticum genomic segment:
- a CDS encoding sialidase family protein translates to MLNLSFRTGLSLLACLLTLPAASGQDGPAPLLPRGWNPKDAGDRVMKGLVNTTAPRVKGAHDAGMVLARDRAWIVAEANDVRSGEAAKWPYVYVTLSIVNLKTMEVEKIIDFARGEQVYENETLPIGACFVPRIIQKDENTLRCYFASESPGERQSQMWYTDFDMERMSFSNRIDKVKLKTASGTHDMQPQHFYEDAVAAGFKHPAQDFGLYIFDNFKTVGGRTYVTLNNYPICQNALALVHPSLDTFEVLGHFHEPTDLKLSESAAHMLPDGTWLAICRQEGGNRNYTFTTSVDGKKWTVNEERPFVTNGASSKPTLDKFGDVYYLGWQEGTRIDNVSRSVFNVEVSKDGKQWTRKYRFETTKSFQYPVFAEYGGKLYVAVTQGETSTDRKEKIMFGLLE, encoded by the coding sequence ATGCTGAACCTCTCCTTTCGCACGGGCTTATCCCTCCTCGCCTGCCTTTTGACCCTGCCGGCTGCCTCTGGCCAGGATGGTCCAGCTCCCCTCCTGCCACGCGGCTGGAACCCCAAAGATGCGGGAGACCGGGTCATGAAGGGGCTGGTCAACACCACCGCGCCGCGTGTGAAGGGTGCTCATGACGCAGGCATGGTGCTGGCGAGGGACCGGGCCTGGATCGTGGCCGAGGCCAATGATGTGCGCTCCGGAGAGGCGGCCAAGTGGCCCTATGTGTACGTGACGCTCTCGATCGTGAATCTGAAGACGATGGAGGTGGAGAAGATCATCGACTTCGCCCGGGGGGAGCAGGTCTATGAGAACGAAACGCTGCCCATTGGCGCCTGCTTTGTACCGCGCATCATTCAAAAGGACGAGAACACGCTGCGCTGCTACTTCGCCAGCGAGTCGCCCGGTGAGCGCCAGTCCCAGATGTGGTACACGGACTTCGACATGGAGCGCATGAGCTTCAGCAATCGCATCGACAAGGTGAAACTGAAGACCGCCAGCGGCACCCATGACATGCAGCCACAGCATTTCTATGAGGACGCGGTGGCGGCAGGCTTCAAACATCCAGCCCAAGACTTCGGCCTCTATATCTTCGACAACTTCAAGACAGTCGGGGGCAGGACGTATGTCACGCTGAACAACTACCCCATCTGCCAGAATGCGCTGGCCCTGGTGCATCCCTCGCTGGATACCTTTGAGGTGTTGGGACACTTCCATGAGCCTACGGACCTGAAACTCTCCGAGTCTGCGGCTCATATGCTGCCTGATGGCACGTGGCTGGCGATCTGCCGACAGGAGGGCGGCAATCGGAACTATACTTTCACCACCAGTGTGGATGGCAAGAAGTGGACCGTGAATGAGGAGCGGCCCTTTGTGACCAATGGCGCCAGCTCAAAACCCACACTGGATAAGTTCGGCGATGTCTACTACCTCGGCTGGCAGGAAGGCACACGCATCGATAACGTAAGCCGTTCCGTCTTCAATGTGGAAGTCTCCAAGGATGGAAAGCAGTGGACGAGGAAATACCGCTTCGAAACGACGAAGTCTTTTCAGTATCCGGTCTTTGCTGAATACGGTGGGAAGCTCTACGTGGCTGTCACCCAGGGTGAGACATCGACGGACCGGAAGGAAAAGATCATGTTCGGCCTGCTAGAATAG
- a CDS encoding carbohydrate binding family 9 domain-containing protein, producing MISFLRQHFLVFCGFLLGLECLHAETPSVRTLELKDGLTPPELDGVLSDPCWEKAETVSAFTQVFPKEGAIPSEGTVVKFAHDGRYLYVAIRCHDREPDRITARDLQRDSFEEESFPADDHVQVALDPFGRERDGFLFAVNPLGAMTDGRIEHGGSTAKEWDGIWDARAQRDAEGWTAELRIPFSTLSFDPAKDSWGVNVQRVIRRKEEMIRWTQPSQSREGDWLDDIARIEGMSGLNQGLGIELKPYTVFRHLDEVDGEGSTELRAGFDANWLITPALTATLTVNTDFAEAEVDDRQINLTRFPLFFPEKRDFFLRDAPYFSFPYGTALMMPFFSRTIGRSAEGEPVDILVGAKFTGRAGPYTIGILDVQQDSHDGIDEKNLLVARVTRELAADHTLGAIITHGDPYSNGDNTVLGLDYQWRTSTFMGDKNFDLQAWLIGSDTTDMGTGTTFGGTFGYTNQPWYLYGIFAQIDGGFYPAMGYLARQGVREYYFVATYQWQINRGGLRTFELEVLPIIITRLDGEIETADISLPGLEWGWDSGAELSVWLSLKEEQFFEPFEIQPGVVVPVGDYKFQSVQMEYEGAPSRVIAPNMGMEIGEFLNGDIIAWNVGLEYRPSPYLHLGLSYAEQAVDLPQGEFTTRLASVNLNLAFSPRLSWNTLAQYDNESDSFGVNSRIRWTVRPGTDVYLVLNQGYVVEERNRLRRVGSEAALKAGVTWRF from the coding sequence GTGATTTCCTTCCTTCGTCAGCACTTCCTCGTCTTTTGCGGTTTCCTGTTGGGCTTGGAGTGCCTGCACGCGGAGACCCCGAGCGTCAGAACGCTTGAGTTGAAAGACGGGCTGACGCCACCAGAGCTTGATGGTGTATTGAGCGATCCTTGCTGGGAAAAGGCGGAGACCGTCAGCGCCTTCACCCAAGTCTTCCCCAAGGAAGGTGCGATACCCAGCGAGGGGACGGTAGTGAAATTTGCCCACGATGGACGCTATTTGTATGTGGCCATCCGCTGCCACGATAGGGAACCCGATCGCATCACCGCGCGGGACCTGCAGCGTGACTCCTTCGAGGAAGAGTCCTTCCCTGCGGACGACCATGTGCAGGTGGCTCTGGATCCGTTCGGTCGGGAGCGTGACGGATTTCTCTTCGCCGTCAATCCACTCGGGGCCATGACCGACGGCCGCATCGAGCACGGCGGTTCCACAGCGAAGGAGTGGGATGGCATTTGGGATGCACGCGCGCAGCGCGATGCGGAGGGATGGACCGCAGAGCTTCGCATCCCCTTCAGCACGCTCAGCTTTGATCCGGCAAAGGATTCGTGGGGCGTGAATGTGCAGCGTGTGATCCGCAGGAAAGAGGAGATGATCCGCTGGACCCAGCCTTCGCAGTCACGCGAAGGCGACTGGCTGGATGACATTGCACGGATCGAGGGCATGAGCGGGCTCAATCAGGGACTGGGTATTGAGCTGAAGCCGTATACCGTGTTCCGCCATCTCGATGAAGTAGATGGTGAGGGCTCCACGGAACTGCGCGCCGGCTTCGATGCGAACTGGCTCATCACACCCGCGCTCACCGCCACGCTCACCGTGAATACCGACTTCGCCGAGGCAGAGGTGGACGACCGGCAAATCAATCTCACACGCTTCCCGCTGTTCTTCCCTGAGAAGCGCGACTTCTTCCTGCGAGATGCGCCGTACTTTAGCTTCCCGTACGGCACCGCGCTGATGATGCCCTTCTTCTCGCGTACCATCGGGCGTAGTGCGGAGGGGGAACCGGTGGATATTCTCGTGGGTGCGAAGTTCACGGGACGCGCCGGGCCATACACCATCGGCATACTGGATGTGCAGCAGGACTCGCACGATGGCATCGACGAGAAGAATCTCCTCGTGGCGCGCGTGACACGCGAACTCGCTGCGGATCACACCTTGGGCGCCATCATCACGCATGGTGATCCGTACTCAAACGGCGACAACACAGTGCTGGGTCTCGACTACCAATGGCGTACGTCCACCTTCATGGGGGACAAGAACTTCGACCTGCAGGCGTGGCTCATTGGAAGCGACACCACGGACATGGGCACGGGTACCACCTTTGGCGGCACGTTTGGCTACACGAATCAGCCTTGGTATCTCTATGGCATCTTCGCGCAGATTGATGGGGGATTTTATCCTGCCATGGGCTACCTCGCGCGACAAGGTGTGCGGGAGTACTACTTCGTCGCCACCTACCAGTGGCAGATCAACAGAGGCGGTCTGCGCACCTTCGAGCTGGAGGTGCTGCCCATCATCATCACCCGTCTGGATGGGGAGATCGAGACAGCGGATATCTCATTGCCTGGCTTGGAATGGGGCTGGGACAGTGGCGCAGAATTGTCCGTCTGGCTTAGTTTGAAGGAGGAGCAATTTTTCGAGCCCTTCGAGATTCAACCCGGCGTGGTGGTGCCTGTGGGCGATTACAAGTTCCAAAGTGTGCAGATGGAATACGAAGGCGCTCCCTCACGCGTAATCGCGCCAAACATGGGCATGGAAATCGGCGAATTCTTGAATGGAGACATCATCGCATGGAACGTGGGCTTGGAGTATCGCCCCTCCCCGTATCTCCATCTTGGTCTCTCCTATGCCGAGCAGGCCGTCGATCTTCCGCAGGGAGAATTCACCACACGCCTCGCTTCCGTGAATCTCAATCTGGCCTTCTCTCCACGTCTTTCGTGGAACACCCTCGCCCAGTATGACAACGAATCGGACAGCTTCGGAGTCAACAGCCGCATCCGCTGGACCGTGCGCCCCGGCACGGACGTGTACCTCGTGCTGAACCAGGGCTATGTCGTGGAAGAGCGCAACCGCCTGCGCCGTGTGGGCTCGGAGGCCGCATTGAAGGCAGGCGTGACGTGGCGGTTCTGA
- a CDS encoding ABC transporter permease encodes MTKNFSLYLALRYLRPKRTFVSVITVISILGVSLGVALLIVVIAVMAGFHAQMKELAAGYETHIEAADRYGTSMLDSKQRPKDAEDKPWREILEQIKKTPGVVSATPMVRGLLLVESESGTSITAMWGLSNEDGNRLAEKHAQFMRKKEEGGGSMDLSGSSIVLDHRLADPWGLKVGDTITAYAPSNLKEVMNLSRQIDDLPEDQKKAAYEKLKELTLPEELTITGIIEPPQFQDSSKVPLAIVSLVVAQEARDLGDGISSIGIELSDPYQAAVIRNQLLESKVIPPSWDAYTWTEAHQALFSAVQTELLMMYVILFFIMIVAAFCVMNTMITVTVQKRREIGIVAALGSRVGQTMSVFIIQGMIVGAAGAVLGLGLGILIASNINTIKNGLGKMLGMDMFNPDIYGLIDLPAKVLPNDVAFICGSAFLLSSLASVIPAWLAAKVEPAQALRD; translated from the coding sequence GTGACGAAAAACTTCAGCCTCTACCTTGCGCTCCGCTACCTGCGGCCGAAGCGGACCTTTGTGTCCGTCATCACGGTGATTTCCATTCTGGGCGTGAGCCTCGGGGTGGCATTGCTCATTGTGGTGATTGCCGTCATGGCCGGGTTCCACGCGCAAATGAAGGAGCTGGCGGCGGGCTACGAGACGCACATCGAGGCTGCGGATCGGTACGGCACTTCGATGCTGGATTCCAAGCAGCGCCCGAAGGATGCGGAAGACAAGCCCTGGCGTGAGATTCTGGAACAGATCAAGAAGACCCCCGGTGTCGTCAGTGCCACGCCCATGGTGCGCGGCCTGCTGCTGGTGGAGTCCGAGTCCGGCACCTCCATCACCGCCATGTGGGGCCTGAGCAATGAGGACGGCAATCGTCTTGCCGAAAAGCATGCTCAGTTCATGCGAAAGAAGGAGGAAGGAGGTGGCTCCATGGATCTCTCGGGCAGCAGCATTGTGCTGGATCATAGGCTGGCCGATCCCTGGGGACTTAAAGTGGGTGACACCATCACGGCGTATGCGCCTTCCAATCTCAAGGAGGTGATGAATCTGAGCCGCCAGATCGATGACCTGCCCGAGGACCAGAAGAAGGCCGCGTACGAGAAACTGAAGGAACTGACCCTGCCCGAAGAGTTGACCATCACCGGCATCATCGAGCCGCCGCAGTTTCAAGATTCCAGCAAGGTACCGCTGGCCATTGTGTCCCTCGTAGTGGCACAGGAAGCTCGCGACCTCGGCGACGGCATTTCAAGCATCGGCATCGAGTTGAGCGATCCCTACCAGGCGGCGGTGATTCGAAACCAGTTGCTGGAGTCCAAAGTCATCCCTCCCAGTTGGGATGCCTACACCTGGACGGAGGCGCATCAGGCGCTCTTCAGCGCGGTGCAGACGGAACTCTTGATGATGTACGTGATTCTCTTCTTCATCATGATTGTGGCCGCGTTCTGCGTGATGAATACGATGATCACCGTGACCGTGCAGAAGCGCCGCGAGATCGGCATCGTGGCCGCACTGGGCTCGCGTGTGGGGCAGACCATGTCTGTCTTCATCATCCAGGGGATGATTGTAGGAGCCGCAGGCGCCGTGCTCGGCCTGGGGCTGGGCATCCTGATCGCCAGCAACATCAATACGATCAAGAACGGACTCGGGAAGATGCTGGGCATGGACATGTTCAATCCGGACATCTATGGCCTCATCGACCTGCCTGCCAAAGTCCTTCCGAATGATGTGGCTTTCATCTGTGGCAGCGCCTTCCTCCTCAGCTCCCTGGCCTCCGTCATTCCCGCTTGGCTCGCCGCCAAGGTCGAGCCTGCGCAGGCATTGCGGGATTGA
- a CDS encoding HAD family hydrolase yields MALPAAKGGVRALIFDFDGLILDTEVAIYDAWREMYAAHGFPLTLETWAQCVGSDFGHYDPQVELEQFVGRTLDWPALTDTRRKRVNEILADKQPMPGVRDRLREAQEHGLVCAVASSSSHRWVDGWIDRLDLRPFFSHVSCLEDTGKAKPDPSLFLHAAAALNVEPAEAIVLEDSLNGMRAAHAAGMRCIVVPCEVTKHLAFDGAWKHHRSLEEFTVPDLFV; encoded by the coding sequence ATGGCACTACCGGCAGCGAAAGGCGGCGTGCGCGCCTTGATTTTTGATTTCGACGGGCTGATCCTCGATACCGAGGTGGCTATCTATGATGCGTGGCGGGAGATGTACGCGGCGCATGGATTTCCGCTGACCCTTGAGACTTGGGCGCAGTGCGTGGGCAGTGACTTCGGCCACTATGATCCGCAGGTGGAGCTGGAGCAGTTCGTGGGGCGTACCCTCGATTGGCCGGCTCTGACGGATACCCGTCGCAAGCGGGTGAACGAGATCCTGGCGGACAAGCAGCCCATGCCCGGCGTGCGTGATCGCCTGCGCGAGGCTCAGGAGCACGGCCTCGTCTGTGCCGTGGCCAGTAGCTCCAGCCACCGCTGGGTGGATGGCTGGATTGACCGGCTGGATTTGCGGCCCTTCTTCAGCCACGTGAGTTGTCTGGAGGATACGGGCAAGGCCAAGCCCGACCCGAGCCTCTTTCTGCACGCGGCAGCGGCCCTCAACGTGGAGCCTGCGGAAGCGATTGTGCTGGAGGATTCGCTCAATGGCATGCGTGCCGCCCATGCCGCCGGCATGCGCTGCATCGTCGTGCCCTGTGAGGTGACGAAGCACCTCGCCTTTGACGGGGCGTGGAAGCATCATCGCTCGCTGGAGGAGTTCACGGTGCCGGACCTGTTTGTCTGA
- a CDS encoding thioredoxin domain-containing protein — translation MPEGQEKKHTNALAKETSPYLLQHAHNPVDWLPWGEAAFERARKEEKPIFLSIGYSTCHWCHVMERESFESEEIAAVLNEQFICVKVDREERPDVDLTYMTYAQAVNGGGGWPLSVWLTPELKPFFAGTYFPPEDRAGRMGFKSLCLKIAEVWKDEREGVLERSAVSMQKLQEHLDDEQRHHEAAFDEVAKKLYDDIAGSFDYHEGGFSGAPKFPRPSTLLVLWRLKEYLDSKKEESDASWAGAMAKTTLTHMAKGGMHDQLGGGFHRYSVDGYWHIPHYEKMLYDQGQLLTAYLEGYQHLGMGYFVEVAKGIITYCNRELRHPEGGYYSAEDADSYIDDTRTEKREGFFYVWKAAEIDERLGKEEGSIFRYAFGARRDGNARPESDPHGELTGTNTLFRAYTVKKTAEFFKLEPEKVEDIITRGIKVLLESRGKRQHPHLDDKVLTAWNGLMISGLAKASNVLGDKAHLESAKKCAQFIYDKLSNNGRELRRSWREGSSTVPAFAPDYAMLIQGLLDLYEASFEIKWLKWATTLQDEFEAKCGDPEKGGYFSVSKTIPNSVLQVKEDYDSAEPSPNSVAALNLLRLGKMLADDTCRTSAEKILKLFGHSLSKSPFSVPVMVSALDFMQHGEMEIVLAGTPGDAGFDALAAEVRKRYLPHAVILHADGGEGQQFLSMKNEALGAMKPVGGKAAVYVCRNRACQAPVTTVEALMKVLEPKAEA, via the coding sequence ATGCCCGAAGGTCAGGAAAAGAAGCACACGAACGCGCTGGCGAAGGAGACATCGCCTTATCTGCTCCAGCATGCCCACAATCCGGTGGATTGGCTGCCGTGGGGCGAGGCGGCGTTTGAGCGTGCGCGGAAGGAAGAGAAGCCCATCTTTCTGAGCATCGGCTACTCCACCTGCCACTGGTGCCATGTGATGGAACGCGAGTCCTTCGAGAGCGAGGAGATCGCGGCCGTGCTCAATGAGCAGTTCATCTGTGTGAAGGTGGACCGTGAGGAGCGTCCGGACGTGGACCTCACCTACATGACCTATGCCCAGGCGGTGAATGGCGGGGGCGGCTGGCCTTTGAGTGTGTGGCTCACTCCTGAGCTGAAGCCCTTCTTCGCGGGCACCTATTTCCCGCCGGAGGATCGCGCCGGCCGCATGGGGTTCAAATCACTCTGCCTCAAGATTGCTGAGGTATGGAAAGATGAGCGTGAAGGCGTGCTGGAGCGCAGCGCTGTCTCCATGCAGAAGCTGCAGGAACATCTCGATGACGAGCAGCGTCATCATGAGGCCGCGTTTGATGAAGTGGCAAAGAAGCTCTATGACGACATCGCAGGCTCCTTTGACTATCACGAGGGCGGCTTCAGCGGCGCACCGAAGTTTCCGCGCCCTTCCACCTTGCTGGTGTTGTGGCGTCTGAAGGAGTATCTCGACTCCAAGAAGGAGGAGAGCGATGCAAGCTGGGCCGGGGCGATGGCAAAGACCACGCTGACCCACATGGCCAAGGGGGGCATGCATGACCAGCTTGGTGGTGGCTTCCACCGCTACAGCGTGGATGGCTACTGGCACATCCCGCACTATGAGAAGATGCTCTACGACCAGGGGCAGCTCCTCACCGCGTACCTTGAGGGGTATCAGCATCTTGGGATGGGCTACTTCGTGGAAGTGGCGAAGGGTATCATCACCTACTGCAATCGCGAACTGCGTCATCCCGAGGGTGGTTATTACTCCGCTGAAGATGCGGACAGCTACATCGACGACACGCGCACGGAGAAGCGCGAAGGTTTCTTCTATGTCTGGAAGGCCGCCGAGATCGACGAACGGCTGGGCAAGGAGGAAGGAAGCATCTTCCGCTATGCTTTCGGTGCTCGTCGCGATGGCAATGCGCGCCCGGAAAGCGATCCGCACGGTGAGCTCACGGGAACAAACACGCTCTTCCGAGCTTACACCGTGAAGAAGACGGCGGAATTCTTCAAGCTGGAGCCGGAGAAGGTGGAAGACATCATCACGCGTGGCATCAAGGTGCTGCTGGAATCACGCGGCAAACGCCAGCACCCCCATCTCGATGACAAGGTGCTCACCGCATGGAACGGCCTCATGATCTCCGGTCTCGCAAAGGCCTCGAACGTGCTCGGCGACAAGGCACACCTGGAGTCCGCGAAGAAGTGTGCGCAGTTCATCTACGACAAGCTCTCCAACAACGGTCGCGAACTGCGCCGGAGCTGGCGGGAAGGCAGCTCCACCGTCCCGGCATTCGCCCCAGACTACGCCATGCTCATCCAGGGCCTGCTGGACCTGTATGAGGCCAGCTTTGAAATCAAATGGCTGAAGTGGGCGACGACCTTGCAGGATGAGTTCGAGGCGAAATGCGGCGACCCCGAGAAGGGTGGTTATTTCAGCGTGAGCAAGACCATCCCGAACTCCGTGCTCCAGGTGAAGGAGGACTACGACAGCGCCGAGCCTTCACCCAACAGCGTGGCCGCGCTCAATCTCCTCCGCCTCGGCAAGATGCTGGCGGATGATACCTGCCGCACGTCGGCGGAGAAGATCCTGAAGCTCTTCGGCCACAGCCTTTCCAAGTCACCCTTCAGCGTGCCCGTCATGGTGTCCGCTCTGGATTTCATGCAGCACGGTGAAATGGAAATCGTGCTCGCCGGTACTCCCGGCGACGCAGGCTTTGATGCCCTCGCCGCCGAAGTGCGCAAACGCTACCTGCCCCACGCCGTCATCCTCCATGCCGATGGTGGCGAAGGTCAGCAGTTCCTCTCCATGAAGAACGAAGCTCTCGGCGCGATGAAGCCCGTGGGTGGCAAGGCCGCCGTCTACGTCTGCCGCAACCGCGCCTGCCAGGCACCGGTGACCACGGTGGAGGCGTTGATGAAGGTGCTGGAGCCGAAGGCGGAAGCGTAG
- a CDS encoding polysaccharide biosynthesis/export family protein — MILNLKKIIACSTFVVVACFTGSAAAQGNESALRAGDSVVIKISGVPAEEIVVVNNSYDISDNGTINLPYIGQVKASGMRPSTLQQNIQSAYKSAEIYTNPTIQVTPNRDANTQVVFVSGEVKTPGKIPMSPGMTVHGAIVAAGDLTEFAKAKAVRLLRNGKAVEIDLRRVDSPAAQTPVQPGDTIHVPQ; from the coding sequence ATGATCCTGAATCTGAAAAAAATCATCGCCTGCTCGACTTTCGTCGTGGTGGCCTGCTTTACCGGTTCCGCTGCTGCCCAGGGAAACGAGTCCGCCCTGCGTGCCGGCGACAGCGTGGTGATCAAAATCTCCGGCGTGCCCGCGGAAGAAATCGTGGTGGTGAACAACAGCTACGACATCTCTGACAATGGCACCATCAACCTGCCCTACATCGGCCAGGTGAAGGCCTCCGGCATGCGCCCTTCCACGTTGCAGCAGAACATCCAGTCCGCCTACAAATCCGCCGAGATCTACACCAATCCCACCATCCAGGTGACGCCGAACCGCGATGCGAATACCCAGGTGGTTTTCGTGAGCGGGGAGGTGAAAACCCCGGGCAAAATCCCCATGTCACCGGGTATGACGGTGCACGGCGCCATCGTGGCGGCGGGCGACCTGACGGAATTTGCCAAGGCCAAGGCCGTGCGCCTGTTGCGCAATGGCAAGGCCGTGGAAATCGACCTGCGACGGGTGGACAGCCCGGCCGCCCAGACGCCCGTGCAGCCGGGGGACACCATTCACGTGCCCCAATAG
- a CDS encoding GumC family protein translates to MATPNNLELQRHALDYWQIIRNRLGLILASFIFIFAVAAVLTYIMPRKFRGRVEMVIERKLDDARVVGNANLQDDNLASTDSFLKTQFEIITKRRTLDRVVDKLDLLEKWNLKSKQAAAGKLIGNLDAQSSIKSDFITLDYYDEDPDLAALIANTIADSYKETRLETDNARINKAIEGLNIQIAAKELQAKQSMERMIQLKKDLDLVTLPTSMDAKGAQDDVMTPESAMLLDTQRDVATLQKQVRDLKAQHDQMMTLEGDELIRLAGEMKVENETIRRMGPTYQELLLKQQSLATAGLGRKHPTMRGIAGSLEQTRALLLEAAQDYRKNLGVRITTVERQLEEAEKHNKDTRAKSLDSQAGHHEYLAAKREWETLQQDTAKLKDTKAQKEIERDGSKTPITVYQPAEPDTTPSKPNVKLNLLLGGIIGLMFGFGMAFFLEYLDTSVRTMDDLERTLSVPVLAVVPKGVGTLMHATGITPDAEAYRILRTNLEFNRRDPNANCISVASGSPGEGKSTTMVNLATICAQGGYNTLIIDADMRRPRQHTFFNVPHTFGLSNYLSSNVPLEEVVVQTQVDHLYFMPSGVMPADSAGLLNSQKFVDLLTDVKSRFDLVLIDSPPIIGVSDASVLAAEADMTIIVVQHRKLPRQMLQRVKQTIEQVGGKVAGAVLNNVNINSDATYGYYTSYYGYYSGDGKGDGTMKAKRKTRQSTPAKGAKVKSPRAKADEVF, encoded by the coding sequence ATGGCCACTCCGAACAACCTCGAGCTTCAGCGCCACGCCCTGGACTACTGGCAGATTATCCGGAATCGTCTGGGACTCATCCTAGCCTCCTTCATTTTCATCTTCGCGGTGGCGGCAGTGCTCACCTACATCATGCCGCGCAAGTTCCGCGGGCGGGTGGAAATGGTGATCGAGCGCAAGCTCGATGACGCGCGTGTGGTCGGGAATGCCAATCTGCAGGATGACAACCTGGCGAGCACCGACAGCTTCCTCAAAACCCAGTTCGAAATCATCACCAAGCGCCGCACCTTGGATCGGGTGGTGGACAAACTGGACTTGCTGGAAAAGTGGAATCTGAAGAGCAAGCAGGCGGCCGCCGGGAAACTCATCGGAAACCTGGACGCCCAGAGCAGCATCAAGAGCGATTTCATCACGCTGGACTACTATGATGAAGATCCTGATCTCGCCGCGCTCATCGCGAATACCATTGCAGACAGCTACAAGGAAACGCGTCTGGAAACGGACAACGCCCGCATCAACAAGGCCATTGAAGGATTGAACATCCAGATTGCTGCGAAGGAACTTCAGGCAAAGCAGTCGATGGAGAGGATGATCCAGCTCAAGAAGGATCTGGATCTCGTCACGCTGCCGACCTCCATGGATGCCAAGGGGGCGCAGGATGATGTGATGACACCGGAGAGCGCCATGCTGCTGGATACCCAGCGGGATGTGGCCACGCTGCAGAAGCAGGTGCGCGACTTGAAGGCGCAACATGACCAGATGATGACGCTTGAAGGCGATGAACTCATCCGGCTCGCTGGTGAGATGAAGGTGGAAAATGAAACCATCCGCCGCATGGGACCGACGTACCAGGAGCTTCTGCTCAAACAGCAGAGCCTGGCGACAGCCGGTCTTGGAAGGAAGCACCCCACGATGCGCGGCATAGCCGGATCACTGGAACAGACTCGCGCGCTTCTTCTGGAGGCCGCCCAGGACTACCGGAAGAATCTCGGCGTGCGCATCACCACCGTGGAGAGGCAGCTCGAAGAAGCGGAAAAGCACAACAAGGACACCCGTGCGAAGTCGCTCGACTCCCAGGCGGGCCATCATGAATACCTCGCCGCGAAACGTGAGTGGGAGACACTGCAGCAGGACACCGCAAAGCTGAAGGATACCAAGGCGCAGAAGGAAATTGAACGCGATGGTTCCAAGACGCCCATCACGGTGTATCAACCGGCGGAACCTGATACCACGCCATCCAAGCCGAACGTGAAGCTCAATCTCCTGCTGGGCGGCATCATCGGTCTGATGTTCGGCTTCGGCATGGCGTTCTTCCTTGAGTACCTGGACACCAGCGTGCGGACCATGGACGATCTGGAGCGGACCCTGAGTGTGCCCGTGCTCGCTGTGGTGCCCAAGGGCGTAGGCACGCTGATGCATGCCACGGGCATCACACCAGATGCCGAGGCGTATCGGATCCTCCGTACAAATCTTGAGTTCAACCGCCGTGATCCGAATGCGAACTGCATCAGCGTGGCGAGTGGCAGCCCTGGGGAAGGGAAGAGCACCACGATGGTGAACCTCGCCACCATCTGCGCGCAAGGCGGCTACAATACACTGATCATCGATGCGGACATGCGTCGTCCGCGCCAGCACACGTTTTTCAACGTGCCGCACACGTTTGGCCTGAGCAACTATCTCTCCAGCAATGTGCCCCTCGAGGAAGTCGTGGTGCAGACCCAGGTGGACCACTTGTATTTCATGCCCAGCGGGGTGATGCCTGCGGACAGCGCCGGCCTTCTGAACTCGCAGAAGTTTGTGGACCTGCTGACAGATGTGAAAAGCCGCTTTGATCTGGTGCTCATCGACTCGCCTCCCATCATTGGCGTGAGTGATGCCAGCGTGCTTGCTGCGGAGGCGGACATGACGATCATCGTCGTGCAGCATCGCAAGCTGCCGCGTCAGATGCTGCAGCGTGTGAAGCAGACCATCGAGCAAGTGGGCGGCAAAGTGGCTGGAGCGGTGCTCAACAATGTGAACATCAATAGCGACGCGACCTACGGCTACTACACCAGCTACTACGGTTACTACAGCGGCGACGGCAAGGGCGATGGCACAATGAAAGCGAAGCGCAAGACCAGGCAGAGCACCCCCGCGAAGGGTGCGAAGGTGAAGTCGCCTCGCGCCAAGGCAGATGAAGTCTTCTGA